One window of the Sulfitobacter alexandrii genome contains the following:
- a CDS encoding ABC transporter transmembrane domain-containing protein, protein MARTPAPAPTQTEERAKSRQIGALKALLPFMRPYRGLAALAVLALVLTAMVSLTLPLAVRRVVDNFRVAETELLDRYFLAALGIAALLAVGTGLRYALVTRLGERVVADIRRSVFDRVISMSPAFYERIMTGEVLSRITTDTTLILSVIGSSVSIALRNILIFVGGLALMLLTSAKLTGLVLLIVPAVIIPILVLGRRLRVISRENQDWIAASSGNASESLGAVQTVQAFTHETVTRDAFARMTEGSFDAARRRIKTRAAMTVIVIFLVFTGVVGVLWIGANDVRAGDMTPGALVQFVIYAVMVAGGVAALSEIWGELQRAAGATERLVELLHAEDSVQDPVSASALPEPARGHIAFEDVHFSYPARPDTAALDGVTLDIRPGETVAFVGPSGAGKTTIIQLILRFYDPVSGRITLDGVDLRDVARDAFRRAIALVPQDPVIFAASASENIRFGRPDATDAEVEAAARAAAAHDFIAALPEGYDSYLGERGVMLSGGQKQRIAIARAILRDAPVLLLDEATSALDAESERAVQRAVDHLSRDRTTLIVAHRLATVKKADRIVVLEAGRVVAMGTHDDLVAKGGLYARLARLQFTDGIAAE, encoded by the coding sequence ATGGCACGCACCCCCGCACCCGCACCGACCCAGACCGAGGAACGCGCGAAATCGCGGCAGATCGGGGCGTTGAAGGCGCTGCTGCCGTTCATGAGACCCTATAGGGGCCTTGCCGCCCTGGCCGTGCTGGCGCTGGTGCTGACCGCGATGGTGTCGCTCACCCTCCCGCTGGCCGTGCGCCGGGTCGTGGACAACTTCCGCGTCGCGGAAACCGAGCTGCTGGACCGCTATTTCCTCGCCGCGCTCGGGATCGCGGCACTTCTGGCGGTAGGTACCGGCCTGCGCTACGCGCTGGTGACGCGGCTGGGCGAACGGGTGGTTGCCGACATCCGGCGGTCGGTTTTCGACCGGGTGATCTCCATGAGCCCCGCGTTCTACGAACGCATCATGACCGGCGAGGTTCTGAGCCGGATCACCACCGACACCACGCTGATCCTCAGCGTCATCGGGTCTTCGGTCTCGATCGCGCTGCGCAACATCCTGATCTTCGTCGGCGGGCTTGCCCTGATGCTGCTGACGTCGGCCAAGCTGACCGGTCTGGTCCTGCTGATCGTGCCGGCCGTCATCATCCCGATTCTCGTGCTGGGCCGCAGGTTGCGGGTCATCAGCCGCGAAAACCAGGATTGGATCGCGGCGTCATCCGGCAATGCCTCGGAAAGCCTCGGCGCGGTGCAGACGGTTCAGGCCTTCACCCATGAGACCGTGACGCGCGATGCCTTTGCCCGGATGACCGAAGGCTCCTTCGATGCGGCGCGCCGCAGGATCAAGACCCGCGCGGCGATGACCGTCATCGTGATCTTCCTTGTCTTCACCGGTGTGGTCGGCGTGCTCTGGATCGGGGCCAACGATGTCCGGGCGGGCGACATGACACCCGGCGCGCTGGTGCAGTTCGTCATCTACGCCGTGATGGTCGCCGGCGGGGTCGCGGCACTGTCGGAAATCTGGGGCGAGTTGCAGCGCGCGGCGGGGGCGACGGAACGGCTCGTCGAACTGCTGCACGCCGAGGACAGCGTGCAGGACCCGGTTAGCGCATCGGCGCTTCCGGAACCGGCGCGGGGGCATATCGCGTTCGAGGACGTGCATTTCTCCTATCCCGCGCGACCGGACACTGCCGCGCTCGACGGGGTGACGCTGGACATCCGGCCGGGAGAAACGGTGGCCTTTGTCGGGCCGTCAGGCGCCGGCAAGACCACGATCATCCAGCTGATCCTGCGGTTCTACGACCCCGTGTCCGGCCGGATCACGCTGGATGGCGTGGACCTGCGGGACGTGGCGCGCGATGCCTTCCGGCGGGCGATTGCGCTGGTCCCGCAAGACCCGGTGATCTTTGCCGCGTCGGCATCGGAAAACATTCGGTTCGGTCGACCGGACGCCACCGATGCCGAGGTGGAAGCCGCCGCACGCGCCGCCGCCGCGCACGATTTCATCGCCGCGCTGCCCGAGGGTTACGACAGCTATCTCGGTGAGCGGGGCGTGATGCTTTCCGGCGGGCAGAAACAACGCATCGCCATCGCACGCGCCATCCTTCGGGATGCGCCGGTGCTGCTGCTGGACGAGGCGACCAGCGCTCTCGACGCGGAAAGCGAACGTGCGGTGCAACGGGCCGTCGATCACCTCAGCCGCGACCGCACCACGCTGATCGTCGCGCACCGGCTGGCCACGGTGAAAAAGGCCGACCGTATCGTCGTGCTGGAGGCCGGACGGGTGGTCGCCATGGGCACCCATGATGATCTGGTGGCCAAGGGCGGGCTCTACGCGCGGCTGGCGCGGCTGCAGTTCACCGACGGTATCGCGGCCGAGTAG
- a CDS encoding NAD(P)H-binding protein: MCHPTAPRRIAIAGATGTAGRATAMALRDAGHAVLALGRRDPNLPGIDFQQADMMDTGQLAASLRTAGVDGVVSCIASRTGAPADAWATDHDANLALLRAAQDAGVGQFILLSAICVQKPRLAFQHAKRAFEDRLIGSGLRYGIVRPTAFFKSLSGQVERVRQGKPYLLFGRGDLTACKPISNRDLGAYIVRCLDDPALADRVLPIGGPGPALTPRDMGAALFKLAGMPPRYRSVPPFLLRGVARGLDLGGRFTPRLGAKAEFARIGHYYATESMLVWNAAEGRYDADATPETGQDRLFDHFAALLAGRALPERGDHAVF, encoded by the coding sequence GTGTGCCACCCGACTGCTCCCCGCAGGATCGCCATTGCCGGGGCAACCGGCACCGCAGGTCGGGCCACCGCGATGGCCCTTCGCGATGCAGGCCACGCGGTACTGGCGCTGGGGCGGCGCGATCCGAACCTGCCCGGCATCGACTTCCAGCAAGCGGACATGATGGACACCGGACAGCTTGCCGCGAGCCTGCGCACCGCGGGGGTGGACGGTGTCGTTTCCTGCATCGCGTCGCGCACCGGCGCGCCCGCCGACGCATGGGCGACCGACCATGATGCCAACCTGGCCTTGCTACGGGCCGCGCAGGACGCGGGCGTGGGGCAGTTCATCCTGCTGTCCGCGATCTGCGTCCAGAAACCGCGCCTCGCCTTCCAGCACGCCAAGCGCGCCTTCGAGGACCGCCTGATCGGTTCCGGCCTGCGCTACGGCATCGTGCGGCCCACGGCCTTCTTCAAGTCCCTCTCGGGACAGGTGGAGCGCGTGCGTCAGGGCAAGCCCTACCTGCTGTTCGGCCGTGGCGACCTGACCGCCTGCAAGCCGATCAGCAACCGCGACCTCGGCGCCTATATCGTCCGCTGCCTCGACGACCCGGCGCTGGCGGACCGCGTCCTGCCGATCGGCGGCCCCGGCCCCGCGCTGACCCCGCGCGACATGGGCGCGGCGCTGTTCAAACTGGCGGGGATGCCGCCGCGATACCGCAGCGTGCCGCCTTTCCTGCTGCGCGGCGTGGCGCGGGGGCTCGACCTTGGCGGCCGGTTCACCCCGCGACTGGGGGCGAAGGCGGAATTCGCGCGGATCGGCCACTACTACGCCACCGAATCCATGCTGGTCTGGAACGCCGCGGAAGGGCGATACGACGCCGACGCGACACCGGAAACCGGGCAGGACAGGCTCTTCGATCATTTCGCCGCCCTGCTGGCCGGGCGCGCGTTGCCGGAACGCGGCGATCACGCGGTGTTCTGA
- a CDS encoding alpha/beta hydrolase, whose product MSKPDYRSLIDAETWAYIERLDAAYPPDAVDLSVEDQRRVYDAMCRIFDQGRPPGLMVRDLPYGAVPCRIYEKTPTDVTVVYYHGGGFVVGGLDSHDDVCAAICDRTGYRVISVDYGLAPETVFPGCFEDAYAAFKAIARVHPGPLVLAGDSAGGNLAAAVSHQARRAAPGRIVGQVLIYPGLGGDWGQGSYVEHAEAPQLTVADMAFYQKVRTGGAEPPVDDPRYAPLNDNDFSGLPPSVLVTAECDPLASDGEAYRDKLRAAGGQAVWFNEPGMVHGCLRARSMSSRAAVFFDRVVDGIAALGRGDWPYGDVDG is encoded by the coding sequence GTGAGCAAACCTGACTACCGCAGCCTGATCGACGCCGAGACCTGGGCCTATATCGAGCGGCTCGACGCGGCCTATCCGCCCGATGCCGTCGATCTCTCCGTCGAGGATCAGCGGCGCGTCTACGATGCGATGTGCCGGATCTTCGACCAGGGCAGGCCGCCGGGTCTCATGGTGCGCGACCTGCCCTATGGCGCCGTGCCCTGCCGGATCTACGAAAAGACGCCAACGGACGTTACGGTTGTCTACTACCACGGGGGCGGCTTCGTGGTGGGCGGGCTGGACAGTCACGATGACGTCTGCGCCGCCATCTGCGACCGGACGGGGTACCGGGTGATCTCCGTCGATTACGGGCTGGCGCCTGAGACCGTCTTTCCCGGCTGTTTCGAGGACGCCTATGCCGCGTTCAAGGCCATTGCCCGTGTCCATCCGGGGCCGCTGGTCCTTGCCGGGGACAGTGCGGGCGGCAACCTCGCCGCCGCCGTGTCGCATCAGGCGCGGCGGGCTGCGCCGGGCCGGATCGTGGGCCAGGTGCTGATCTATCCCGGCCTCGGCGGGGATTGGGGGCAGGGGTCCTACGTGGAACATGCCGAAGCGCCGCAACTGACCGTAGCGGACATGGCGTTCTACCAGAAGGTCCGTACCGGCGGGGCCGAGCCGCCGGTGGACGACCCGCGCTACGCGCCGTTGAACGACAACGATTTTTCCGGCTTGCCGCCAAGCGTGCTGGTCACGGCGGAGTGCGACCCGCTGGCCAGCGACGGTGAGGCCTACCGCGACAAGCTGCGCGCGGCGGGTGGTCAGGCGGTGTGGTTCAATGAGCCCGGCATGGTGCACGGTTGCCTGCGGGCGCGGAGCATGTCGTCGCGCGCCGCCGTCTTCTTCGACCGGGTGGTCGACGGGATCGCCGCACTGGGTCGAGGCGACTGGCCCTACGGGGACGTCGACGGCTGA
- a CDS encoding ABC transporter permease — protein sequence MKNIPISAMIGLFFTSLYFLMAIFAPLIAPYGMAETVGDVWEAPSSQFLLGTDSIGRDLLTRLIYGGRTTIFIATMATILSFVTGAVLGFFAAVSGGWVDQAISRFVDLIMSIPSLIFALVVLSVMPTTTTILIVLMGLLDSTRVYRLARAVAVDITVMDYVEAARLRGEKIGWIIFRETLPNALSPLVAEMGLRFIFMVLFISTLSFLGLGVQPPLADWGGIVKENKEGINYGISAALYPAYAIATLCISINLVADWILNRTTSLKGGRG from the coding sequence ATGAAAAACATTCCCATTTCCGCCATGATCGGCCTGTTCTTCACCAGCCTGTATTTCCTCATGGCCATATTCGCCCCGCTGATCGCGCCCTACGGCATGGCCGAAACCGTCGGCGACGTGTGGGAAGCGCCGTCATCCCAGTTCCTTCTGGGGACGGACAGCATCGGGCGCGACCTGCTGACCCGCCTGATCTATGGCGGACGCACCACGATCTTCATCGCCACGATGGCCACGATACTCAGCTTCGTGACCGGCGCGGTGCTGGGCTTTTTCGCAGCGGTGTCCGGCGGCTGGGTCGATCAGGCGATCTCGCGCTTCGTCGACCTGATCATGTCGATCCCCTCGCTGATCTTCGCCCTTGTGGTCCTGTCGGTGATGCCGACCACCACCACCATCCTGATCGTCCTGATGGGCCTGCTTGATTCCACCCGCGTCTACCGGTTGGCCCGCGCCGTTGCGGTGGACATCACGGTCATGGACTACGTGGAGGCGGCACGGCTGCGCGGTGAAAAGATCGGCTGGATCATCTTTCGGGAGACTTTGCCCAACGCCCTGTCGCCGCTGGTCGCGGAAATGGGGCTGCGCTTCATCTTCATGGTCCTTTTCATCTCCACCCTCAGCTTTCTCGGGCTGGGCGTGCAACCGCCGCTGGCGGATTGGGGCGGCATCGTGAAGGAGAACAAGGAAGGCATCAACTACGGCATCTCGGCGGCGCTCTACCCGGCCTATGCCATCGCCACCCTGTGCATATCGATCAACCTGGTGGCCGACTGGATCCTGAACCGTACCACCTCGCTGAAAGGAGGCAGAGGATGA
- a CDS encoding alkaline phosphatase family protein, whose product MDKKLLLIILDGVPYRNWRRLFGNLEGWVQSGDARVWKIRAVLPSISASCYASIHTGVAPAQHGCTGNGNVFRLKEKDVFAQVRAGGGVTGAVAHSFWSEFFNRHPFDYVRDIEYDEPDSDTINHGRFHTMTGYGLVNQMTPSDVDLFATLTNLCVRFGLNYGMLHTCTLDSMGHRFFHDCQEMDHACAVMDEMLAPFISKWMAAGYEIIVTADHGQDERGHHGGRGELQQDAALYYFGPAKGPRPDTVIDQLQLAPTILHRLGAPVADTMKAKSFLD is encoded by the coding sequence ATGGACAAGAAACTGCTGCTGATCATCCTCGATGGCGTGCCCTACCGGAACTGGCGCCGCCTGTTCGGCAATCTCGAAGGGTGGGTACAGTCCGGCGATGCCCGCGTCTGGAAGATCCGCGCGGTCCTGCCTTCCATCTCGGCGTCGTGCTATGCGTCGATCCACACCGGCGTCGCCCCCGCGCAGCATGGCTGTACCGGCAACGGGAACGTCTTTCGCCTGAAGGAAAAGGATGTCTTTGCCCAGGTCCGCGCGGGCGGCGGCGTGACGGGCGCCGTGGCCCATTCCTTCTGGTCGGAATTCTTCAACCGTCACCCCTTCGACTACGTCCGCGACATCGAGTACGACGAGCCGGACAGCGATACGATCAACCACGGACGGTTTCACACGATGACCGGCTACGGGCTGGTCAACCAGATGACCCCCTCCGACGTCGATCTCTTTGCCACGCTGACAAACCTCTGCGTCCGGTTCGGGCTCAACTACGGTATGCTGCACACCTGCACGCTGGACAGCATGGGACACCGGTTCTTCCACGACTGCCAGGAGATGGACCACGCCTGCGCCGTGATGGACGAGATGCTGGCGCCCTTCATCTCCAAGTGGATGGCGGCGGGCTACGAGATCATCGTGACGGCGGACCATGGGCAGGACGAACGCGGCCACCACGGCGGCCGGGGCGAGTTGCAGCAGGATGCCGCGCTCTACTACTTCGGTCCGGCAAAGGGGCCGCGCCCGGATACGGTGATCGACCAGCTTCAGCTCGCGCCCACGATACTGCATCGGTTGGGCGCCCCGGTGGCCGATACGATGAAGGCGAAAAGCTTCCTCGACTGA
- a CDS encoding ABC transporter ATP-binding protein yields the protein MTEPLLKVRGLKIGATVYPPGERPRDIDIVHGVDFDLEAGKVLGLIGESGAGKSTIGLATMAYGRGGVELTGGEVWVNGRDILKTGVGDVRRLRGGEVTYVSQSAAASFNPAKKIMEQVTEAAVRQGKFSRKEAESRARALFAKLGLPDPDNIGSRYPHQVSGGQLQRCMTALALCPEPDLVVFDEPTTALDVTTQIDVLAAIKEAIADTGVAALYITHDLAVVAQVSDHIMVLQQGKMVEYGTTDQIINNPQEEYTQALVSVRSIRHEEKKPTDNPLLRVENVTARYRGTDFDVLKDVNVELHPGQTLAIVGESGSGKSTLARVITGLLPPSEGQIVFDGRALSPALKQRSYEDLRELQMIYQMADTAMNPRQTVGTIIGRPLEFYFNLKGRAKQERIQELLDEIELGDGFQDRYPAELSGGQKQRVCIARALAAKPKLIICDEVTSALDPLVADGILKLLLKLQKIEDVSYLFITHDLATVKAIADSIAVMYQGKVVRYGPKSEVLAPPFDAYTDLLLSSVPEMKLGWLEEVIESRRMESAGN from the coding sequence ATGACCGAACCGCTTCTCAAGGTCCGCGGCCTCAAGATCGGCGCGACGGTCTATCCTCCCGGCGAACGCCCCCGCGACATCGACATCGTGCATGGCGTGGATTTCGATCTGGAGGCCGGCAAGGTGCTGGGCCTGATCGGCGAATCCGGCGCGGGCAAATCCACCATCGGCCTCGCCACCATGGCCTATGGCCGTGGCGGTGTGGAACTGACCGGCGGCGAAGTCTGGGTCAACGGGCGCGACATCCTCAAGACCGGCGTGGGCGACGTGCGTCGCCTGCGCGGCGGAGAAGTGACCTATGTCTCGCAATCCGCCGCCGCCTCGTTCAACCCGGCCAAGAAGATCATGGAGCAGGTGACCGAAGCCGCGGTGCGTCAGGGCAAGTTTTCCCGCAAGGAGGCCGAGAGCCGCGCGAGGGCGCTCTTTGCCAAACTGGGGCTGCCGGACCCCGACAACATCGGCAGCCGGTATCCGCATCAGGTATCCGGCGGGCAGCTTCAGCGTTGCATGACCGCGCTGGCGCTCTGCCCCGAGCCCGACCTCGTGGTCTTCGACGAACCGACGACCGCGCTCGATGTCACCACGCAGATCGACGTGCTTGCCGCCATCAAGGAAGCCATCGCGGATACCGGGGTTGCCGCGCTCTACATCACCCACGACCTCGCCGTCGTGGCGCAGGTAAGCGACCACATCATGGTTCTCCAGCAGGGCAAGATGGTCGAGTACGGGACGACCGACCAGATCATCAACAACCCGCAGGAAGAATATACCCAGGCGCTGGTGTCCGTCCGGTCGATCCGGCACGAGGAGAAGAAACCCACCGACAACCCGCTGCTGCGGGTGGAGAACGTGACCGCGCGCTACCGCGGCACCGACTTCGACGTGCTCAAGGACGTGAACGTCGAACTGCATCCGGGCCAGACCCTCGCCATCGTCGGCGAAAGCGGCTCGGGCAAGTCCACGCTGGCGCGGGTCATCACCGGGCTTCTGCCTCCGAGCGAAGGCCAGATCGTGTTCGACGGGCGGGCGTTGTCGCCCGCGCTGAAGCAGCGCAGCTACGAGGATCTGCGCGAATTGCAGATGATCTACCAGATGGCGGACACCGCGATGAATCCGCGCCAGACGGTTGGCACCATCATCGGCCGGCCGCTGGAATTCTACTTCAACCTCAAGGGCCGCGCCAAGCAGGAGCGGATACAGGAACTGCTGGACGAGATCGAATTGGGCGACGGGTTCCAGGATCGCTACCCGGCAGAGCTTTCAGGCGGTCAGAAACAGCGTGTCTGCATCGCCCGCGCGCTGGCGGCCAAGCCCAAGCTCATCATCTGCGACGAGGTGACGTCGGCGCTCGACCCGCTGGTGGCCGACGGCATCCTCAAGCTGCTCCTGAAATTGCAGAAGATCGAGGACGTCTCATACCTTTTCATCACCCATGATCTGGCCACGGTGAAGGCCATCGCCGACAGCATCGCGGTGATGTACCAGGGCAAGGTGGTGCGCTATGGCCCCAAGAGCGAGGTCCTCGCCCCGCCCTTCGACGCCTACACCGACCTGCTCCTGTCGTCCGTACCGGAGATGAAGCTGGGTTGGCTCGAAGAAGTGATCGAGTCCCGCCGCATGGAAAGCGCCGGGAACTAG
- a CDS encoding acyl-CoA synthetase, which produces MGYSGIEDRTKIESEMPWAERDLPKTLYGLIERTTGKFPNHKAISYQILSGPKDKAETFTWTQLKDKVSQTANLFRSLGIGPKDVVAYVLPNCNETVLALLGGGVAGIANPINPLLDAEQIGSILRETGASVVVTLRPFPKTDVAQKTAEAVKLAPGVHTVLEVDLVRYLTPPKSWIVPLIRPKGLTENQAKYLDFNAEIAKQPKELTFEDVQEDRVAFYFHTGGTTGMPKVAQHLYSGTIYNGWVGSELLLTEDDVMLCPLPLFHVMACQVMLLGALSSGAHIVFPTPQGYRGEGVFDNLWKLVERWKVTFVVSVPTALAATMQRPVDADISTVKTAFSGSAPLPLELFRRFEKTTGMTIVEGYGMTEATCLVSGNPIDGLKKVGSIGIPFPYTEVKIVSNGKELGVDEIGEICVSNPGVYVGNTYTEAEKNKDLYYEGRFLRTGDLGRMDADGYLWITGRSKDLIIRGGHNIDPAEIEEALLGHDAVAFAGAIGQPDAHAGELPCAYVELVEGSEVTEEELLAYATEKVHERAAQPKHITIMKELPKTAVGKIFKPDLRKDAITRVYDAALKDADCAARVDHVVDDKKRGLVAKISMNGASKEAVGKVLDSFTRPWDAA; this is translated from the coding sequence ATGGGATACAGTGGTATCGAAGACCGCACGAAGATCGAAAGCGAAATGCCCTGGGCGGAGCGGGATCTGCCCAAGACACTGTACGGCCTGATCGAACGGACGACCGGCAAGTTCCCGAACCACAAGGCGATCAGCTACCAGATCCTATCCGGGCCCAAGGACAAGGCCGAGACGTTCACCTGGACCCAGCTCAAGGACAAGGTCAGCCAGACGGCGAACCTTTTCAGGTCCCTCGGGATCGGCCCCAAGGACGTGGTGGCCTACGTCCTGCCCAACTGCAACGAGACCGTACTGGCGCTGCTGGGCGGTGGGGTTGCGGGGATCGCCAACCCCATCAACCCGCTGCTGGACGCCGAGCAGATCGGCTCCATCCTGCGGGAGACCGGCGCATCCGTGGTCGTGACCCTGCGGCCCTTTCCCAAGACCGACGTGGCCCAGAAGACCGCCGAGGCGGTCAAGCTGGCGCCGGGGGTGCACACGGTGCTCGAAGTCGACCTCGTGCGCTACCTGACGCCGCCGAAATCGTGGATCGTGCCGCTGATCCGACCCAAGGGCTTGACCGAGAACCAGGCCAAGTACCTCGACTTCAACGCCGAGATCGCGAAGCAACCCAAGGAACTGACATTCGAGGATGTTCAGGAAGACCGCGTGGCCTTCTACTTCCACACCGGGGGCACGACCGGCATGCCCAAGGTAGCTCAGCACCTCTATTCCGGCACGATCTACAACGGTTGGGTCGGCTCGGAACTGCTGCTGACGGAAGACGACGTGATGCTGTGCCCGCTGCCGCTGTTCCACGTCATGGCCTGCCAGGTGATGCTGCTTGGGGCGTTGTCGTCGGGGGCGCACATCGTTTTCCCGACGCCGCAGGGCTACCGGGGCGAGGGCGTGTTCGACAACCTGTGGAAACTGGTCGAGCGGTGGAAAGTCACCTTTGTCGTTTCCGTGCCCACGGCCCTTGCAGCGACGATGCAGCGGCCCGTCGATGCCGATATCTCGACCGTCAAGACGGCCTTTTCCGGGTCGGCGCCCCTGCCGCTGGAACTGTTCCGGCGCTTTGAAAAGACGACCGGCATGACCATCGTCGAAGGCTACGGCATGACCGAGGCCACCTGTCTCGTGTCCGGCAACCCCATTGACGGTCTCAAGAAGGTCGGCTCCATCGGCATTCCCTTCCCCTATACCGAGGTGAAGATCGTCAGCAACGGCAAGGAACTTGGCGTGGACGAGATCGGCGAGATCTGCGTGTCGAACCCCGGTGTCTATGTCGGCAATACCTACACCGAGGCGGAGAAGAACAAGGATCTCTATTACGAGGGGCGTTTCCTGCGCACCGGAGACCTGGGCCGGATGGATGCGGACGGTTACCTCTGGATCACCGGCCGGTCCAAGGACCTGATCATTCGCGGCGGTCACAATATCGACCCCGCCGAGATCGAGGAGGCGCTCCTGGGCCACGACGCGGTCGCCTTTGCCGGGGCGATCGGGCAGCCCGACGCCCACGCGGGCGAGCTGCCCTGCGCCTACGTCGAACTTGTCGAAGGCTCGGAGGTGACCGAGGAGGAACTGCTGGCCTACGCCACCGAAAAGGTCCACGAGCGTGCGGCACAGCCCAAGCACATCACCATCATGAAGGAACTGCCCAAGACCGCGGTCGGCAAGATCTTCAAGCCCGACCTGCGCAAGGACGCGATCACGCGGGTTTATGATGCGGCTCTCAAGGACGCGGATTGCGCGGCGCGGGTCGATCACGTGGTCGATGACAAGAAGCGCGGTCTGGTTGCCAAGATCAGCATGAACGGCGCGTCGAAGGAAGCCGTGGGCAAGGTGCTCGACAGCTTCACCCGCCCCTGGGATGCGGCGTGA
- a CDS encoding pyridoxal-phosphate dependent enzyme — MEVLKVDRPVAVSGLANVPFPLSDPAETEALLARCPVAAETPLVEAEAIAVEAGVAQVWVKDERRRMGLGSFKALGAAHVIARHGAQARDRTYVTASAGNHGLSVAAGAAAFGARAVVYIAQTVPDTFAERLEEQGAEVRRVGETYEAAMAAAEMEATAQGWHLLSDASWEGYSEDPLRVMEGYLALMAEAVRQMPTVPSHVFLQAGVGGLAAACAALARAAWGDAPRIVVVEPEAAPCLRDSIVSGRAMTVQGAVSIMGRLDCKVPSLIALKGLARDADAYVLISEEEAQVGAGTAMVAGLGSTPSGAAGLSALLALDDTGREALALTAESCVLCILSEGLEG; from the coding sequence ATGGAGGTTCTGAAGGTCGACCGCCCGGTCGCCGTGTCGGGCCTGGCGAACGTCCCCTTTCCACTGTCCGACCCGGCAGAAACCGAAGCGCTGCTGGCCCGCTGCCCGGTCGCTGCGGAAACGCCGCTGGTCGAGGCCGAAGCCATCGCGGTCGAAGCGGGCGTGGCGCAGGTCTGGGTCAAGGACGAGCGCAGGCGCATGGGGCTCGGCAGCTTCAAAGCGCTCGGGGCCGCGCATGTCATCGCCCGCCACGGGGCGCAGGCGCGGGACCGCACCTATGTGACCGCCAGCGCGGGAAACCACGGGCTTTCCGTTGCCGCGGGGGCAGCGGCCTTCGGGGCGCGGGCGGTGGTCTATATCGCCCAGACCGTCCCGGACACCTTTGCCGAACGGCTGGAAGAGCAGGGCGCCGAGGTGCGCCGGGTCGGCGAAACCTACGAAGCCGCAATGGCCGCGGCGGAGATGGAAGCGACCGCGCAAGGCTGGCATCTGCTGTCGGACGCGTCGTGGGAAGGCTATTCCGAGGATCCGCTGCGGGTGATGGAAGGGTATCTCGCGCTGATGGCAGAGGCGGTTCGCCAGATGCCGACCGTCCCCAGCCATGTCTTTCTGCAGGCAGGGGTCGGCGGGCTGGCGGCGGCCTGCGCGGCCCTGGCACGCGCGGCATGGGGGGATGCCCCGCGGATCGTGGTGGTCGAGCCTGAAGCCGCGCCCTGCCTGCGCGACTCGATCGTTTCGGGGCGGGCGATGACGGTGCAGGGCGCCGTCAGCATCATGGGCCGGCTCGACTGCAAGGTGCCGTCGCTGATCGCGCTCAAGGGCCTTGCACGGGATGCGGATGCCTATGTCCTGATTTCGGAGGAGGAGGCGCAGGTCGGGGCGGGCACGGCCATGGTGGCGGGGCTCGGCTCGACCCCGTCGGGGGCGGCGGGCCTGTCCGCGCTGCTGGCGCTGGACGACACGGGCCGCGAGGCGTTGGCGCTGACGGCCGAATCCTGCGTCCTGTGCATTCTCAGCGAGGGGCTCGAGGGCTAG
- a CDS encoding ABC transporter permease: protein MHPILTLIAQRLALGILLLFAASILIFAGTSILPGDVAQSILGQSATPQALANLREELGMNEPAVTRYFSWLGGFLQGDLGTALTNGRDIWESLSGRLANTLFLAFWAALISVPLAIFLGLLAVRYKDRWPDKLISAVTLTTISIPEFMIGYVLIYWVSIKLGWFSSVAIINDGMTLGQKLNAIAIPVMVLTLVVLAHMMRMTRAAILNVMQSAYIETAELKGMRMLTIIRRHAFPNAIAPIVNVVMLNLAYLVVGVVVVEVVFAYPGMGQYLVDHVSKRDVPVVQACGLIFAAVYIGLNLVADIVSILANPRLRHPR, encoded by the coding sequence ATGCATCCCATCCTGACCCTCATTGCCCAGCGCCTTGCGCTGGGCATCCTGCTGCTCTTTGCGGCATCCATCCTGATATTCGCCGGCACATCGATCCTGCCCGGCGATGTCGCACAGTCCATTCTCGGTCAGTCGGCAACGCCCCAGGCACTTGCCAACCTGCGCGAGGAACTGGGCATGAACGAACCCGCCGTGACCCGCTACTTCTCGTGGCTCGGCGGTTTCCTTCAGGGCGATCTGGGCACCGCGCTGACCAACGGGCGCGACATCTGGGAGAGCCTCAGCGGACGCCTTGCCAACACGCTTTTCCTCGCCTTCTGGGCCGCCCTGATTTCAGTTCCGTTGGCGATCTTCCTCGGCCTGCTGGCCGTGCGCTACAAGGACCGGTGGCCGGATAAACTGATCTCCGCGGTCACGCTGACCACCATTTCCATTCCCGAATTCATGATCGGCTACGTTCTGATCTACTGGGTCTCGATCAAGCTGGGCTGGTTTTCCTCCGTCGCCATCATCAACGACGGGATGACGCTGGGCCAGAAGCTGAATGCCATCGCGATCCCCGTCATGGTTCTGACACTCGTGGTGCTGGCACACATGATGCGCATGACGCGCGCCGCGATCCTGAACGTGATGCAGTCCGCGTACATCGAAACCGCCGAACTCAAGGGCATGAGGATGCTGACGATCATCCGCCGTCATGCCTTCCCGAACGCGATCGCGCCGATCGTGAACGTGGTCATGCTGAACCTCGCCTACCTCGTCGTCGGCGTCGTGGTGGTCGAAGTGGTGTTCGCCTATCCGGGCATGGGACAGTACCTCGTCGATCACGTCAGCAAGAGGGACGTGCCGGTGGTGCAGGCATGCGGCCTGATCTTTGCGGCCGTCTACATCGGGCTGAACCTCGTGGCCGATATCGTGTCGATCCTCGCCAACCCGCGCCTGAGGCATCCGAGATGA